A genomic window from Bdellovibrio sp. SKB1291214 includes:
- the lptF gene encoding LPS export ABC transporter permease LptF, which produces MFSIFRGKKAVQYIFFEMLPSFILGLLVFVSIILMFQVLRLTEFALVHGVALKTIAEIVGYVIISLLPVLFPMALLFSVLLTYGRLSQDSEIVAMKASGLAMGTLLMPAIILALIIGVVSAQMSFVIAPWGNRQFEVLFTRLANTKATAVIKEGTFAEGFFDMVVYANEVDSKNGKLRKVFIYDEKNGDVPLTVIAKEGSLLPDPDRPGQEVLLRLQNGEIHRQTQTHTKISFNTYDVHFSEPDTHEERAKSPPSLTLDEVRNRLNGEIKDPEERRIMETELHKRWAISILCVVFALIGVGLGTTTNRRAAKAGGMILCIGIIIVYWVLYLAAEGAARNGTLPAALAIWAPNLIFGGFAIRTLRKNWN; this is translated from the coding sequence ATGTTCAGTATCTTTCGTGGCAAAAAAGCCGTTCAGTACATTTTCTTTGAGATGCTTCCTAGTTTCATCCTGGGTCTTTTGGTCTTCGTATCAATCATCCTGATGTTCCAAGTGTTACGCCTGACAGAGTTCGCTCTGGTTCACGGAGTGGCTTTAAAAACCATTGCGGAGATCGTAGGTTACGTCATCATCTCCCTGCTGCCAGTTTTGTTTCCTATGGCACTTTTGTTTTCGGTTTTATTGACCTACGGTCGACTGAGTCAGGATTCTGAAATCGTCGCTATGAAAGCATCTGGCCTAGCTATGGGAACGCTGTTAATGCCAGCTATTATTTTGGCTTTAATCATCGGCGTTGTGTCTGCACAAATGTCGTTTGTGATAGCTCCCTGGGGGAATCGTCAATTCGAAGTCCTGTTCACACGCCTGGCAAATACCAAAGCCACAGCCGTCATCAAGGAAGGGACTTTCGCAGAGGGTTTCTTTGACATGGTTGTTTATGCGAATGAAGTGGACTCTAAAAACGGCAAGCTTCGCAAAGTTTTTATCTATGACGAAAAAAATGGCGACGTTCCGTTAACCGTGATCGCTAAGGAAGGAAGCCTGCTGCCCGATCCCGATCGTCCTGGTCAGGAAGTCCTTCTTCGCCTTCAAAATGGTGAAATTCATCGCCAGACTCAAACGCATACCAAGATTAGTTTTAATACTTATGACGTGCATTTTTCTGAACCCGACACACATGAAGAGCGAGCGAAGTCTCCACCCTCATTAACCTTGGACGAGGTTCGCAATCGCTTAAACGGCGAAATCAAAGATCCTGAAGAACGTCGTATCATGGAGACAGAACTTCATAAGCGTTGGGCTATTTCTATTCTCTGTGTCGTCTTTGCGTTGATCGGAGTGGGATTAGGGACAACGACAAATCGTCGAGCTGCGAAGGCCGGCGGTATGATTCTGTGTATTGGGATCATCATCGTTTACTGGGTTCTTTATCTCGCTGCGGAAGGTGCTGCACGCAATGGTACATTGCCAGCAGCACTAGCTATCTGGGCACCGAACTTAATATTCGGTGGCTTCGCTATTCGTACATTAA
- the trxA gene encoding thioredoxin, giving the protein MGVNTTAVTDGSFEAEVLNSSTPVLVDFWAEWCGPCRALAPKLEEVATELSGKVKIVKVNVDENPGTPSKYGIRGIPAMLLFKGGSEVGQLVGNHPKDAIVDFLTKNT; this is encoded by the coding sequence ATGGGCGTAAATACAACAGCAGTAACAGACGGTTCTTTTGAAGCAGAAGTTTTGAATTCTTCTACTCCAGTTCTTGTGGATTTTTGGGCAGAGTGGTGCGGTCCTTGCCGTGCATTGGCTCCAAAATTGGAAGAAGTTGCAACAGAGTTGTCTGGCAAAGTTAAAATCGTAAAAGTAAATGTCGATGAAAATCCAGGAACACCTTCTAAGTACGGTATTCGCGGAATTCCAGCGATGTTGTTGTTCAAAGGCGGCAGCGAAGTGGGCCAACTGGTTGGTAATCACCCTAAAGATGCTATCGTAGATTTCTTGACGAAAAATACGTAA
- a CDS encoding lytic transglycosylase domain-containing protein: MKTKHLNSTLALVTATLMMVLFNNFEYVNWSKILKLPVIETVNEASRVAHAKELLGGRYKGSAAQKIEGRVALNLMIYKKVQGYLEPQWKNRAGDISSTIIAESDKYNLDPVFVMAIVKTESSFNPLTVGSFGEIGLMQIKPDTAEWIANKYGIAWKGKKTLTNPVANIRIGAAYMDYLRKQFPGKANKYVSAYNMGPKNVRRLVAQNVEPVEYNGRVMKNYKDFYANLATTESPTTAVAAN; encoded by the coding sequence ATGAAAACGAAACATCTCAATTCGACACTCGCTTTAGTCACCGCCACTCTAATGATGGTTCTGTTTAATAACTTTGAATACGTGAACTGGAGCAAGATCTTAAAGCTGCCAGTGATCGAAACAGTGAACGAGGCTTCACGTGTTGCCCACGCTAAAGAATTGCTGGGTGGACGCTACAAAGGCTCTGCTGCTCAAAAAATTGAAGGCCGTGTGGCTCTTAATTTGATGATCTATAAAAAGGTTCAAGGTTACCTTGAACCACAATGGAAAAACCGCGCTGGCGATATTTCCAGCACTATCATCGCGGAATCTGACAAGTACAACTTGGATCCCGTGTTTGTTATGGCAATCGTAAAAACGGAGAGCTCGTTCAATCCACTGACTGTGGGAAGCTTTGGCGAAATCGGGTTGATGCAAATCAAACCAGATACAGCAGAGTGGATCGCAAACAAATACGGTATTGCGTGGAAAGGTAAGAAAACTCTGACGAATCCAGTGGCAAATATCCGCATCGGTGCCGCTTACATGGACTATCTTCGTAAGCAGTTTCCAGGTAAAGCCAACAAATACGTCAGCGCATACAACATGGGCCCTAAAAATGTTCGCCGCTTGGTTGCTCAAAACGTCGAGCCAGTTGAATACAACGGCCGCGTGATGAAAAACTATAAAGACTTTTATGCGAACCTTGCGACGACAGAATCTCCTACGACGGCAGTTGCGGCTAACTAA
- a CDS encoding MoaD/ThiS family protein has product MKAHIRLHDDLNEYLPSIYKNREITFQCFQLTTLQEVIESLNVPISAMGLILVNGESASIQDRLKEGDRVSVFPRFEEIDVGSDLGSEAGRSSETPTLKESARFLAG; this is encoded by the coding sequence GTGAAAGCGCATATTCGGCTGCATGATGATTTGAATGAGTATTTGCCATCGATTTATAAAAATCGTGAGATCACATTTCAGTGCTTCCAGCTGACGACGTTGCAGGAAGTGATCGAGTCTCTTAATGTGCCCATCTCGGCGATGGGGCTGATTTTGGTAAATGGCGAAAGTGCATCCATCCAAGATCGGTTGAAGGAAGGTGATCGCGTCAGTGTCTTCCCCCGCTTTGAAGAAATCGATGTGGGTTCTGACCTAGGTTCTGAAGCAGGTAGGAGTTCGGAAACCCCTACGCTTAAAGAGTCCGCACGGTTCTTAGCAGGATAA
- the rodA gene encoding rod shape-determining protein RodA — protein MFNSLHVEERTLFKKLDINFIVVILGLNIIGLINLYSATHGPSSIDVSNLFISQIMWLVVGWTVFLVMTILDYAIVTRIALIIYVLNLGAILYVTFFGKIALGAQRWIDLGFFRYQPSETMKLALIMLMAKILSTKSTHGQGMGFKEMVGPLFVLGVPFVLVVEQPDLGTAMMLAAIGGSMVLFTKVKRWIVVTAIAAGIVALPLAWKFVLHDYQKNRVLTFLSPTNDPRGTGYNSIQSKIAVGSGRFFGKGFMKGTQSQLEFLPERHTDFIYSVLSEEHGFVGSILVMGLFCYLFITGIRIAMNARDKFGALLTVGVLCYVFWHMFVNMGMVIGLLPIVGVPLPLLSYGGSSMLTTMAGLGLVSSVAYRRYLF, from the coding sequence GTGTTTAATTCATTGCACGTTGAAGAGAGAACGCTCTTCAAAAAGCTGGATATCAATTTTATCGTAGTCATCCTGGGATTAAACATCATCGGCTTGATCAATCTTTACAGTGCGACTCACGGCCCAAGCTCCATCGATGTATCGAACTTGTTCATCTCTCAAATCATGTGGTTGGTTGTGGGTTGGACTGTATTCTTGGTCATGACGATCCTGGATTATGCTATCGTCACTCGCATCGCGCTGATTATTTATGTGCTGAATCTGGGCGCCATCCTTTACGTGACTTTCTTTGGTAAAATCGCCTTGGGGGCGCAACGTTGGATCGACCTTGGATTCTTCCGTTACCAACCTTCAGAGACCATGAAGCTGGCTTTGATCATGTTAATGGCGAAAATCCTTTCGACGAAAAGCACACATGGTCAGGGTATGGGCTTTAAAGAAATGGTCGGCCCACTGTTCGTTTTAGGTGTTCCATTTGTTTTGGTTGTTGAACAACCCGATCTGGGAACTGCGATGATGTTAGCTGCCATCGGCGGATCGATGGTTTTATTTACGAAAGTAAAACGTTGGATTGTCGTGACGGCCATCGCAGCAGGCATCGTTGCGTTGCCACTGGCTTGGAAATTCGTCTTGCATGATTACCAAAAAAATCGTGTCTTGACGTTCCTCTCACCGACAAATGACCCGCGCGGAACTGGTTACAACTCGATTCAATCTAAGATCGCGGTGGGTTCGGGTCGCTTCTTTGGTAAAGGCTTTATGAAAGGGACACAGTCCCAACTTGAATTCCTTCCAGAGCGTCACACGGACTTTATTTACTCCGTGTTATCGGAAGAGCATGGTTTCGTTGGTTCGATTTTGGTGATGGGTCTGTTTTGTTATCTGTTTATAACAGGAATAAGAATCGCGATGAATGCGAGGGACAAGTTCGGAGCCCTCCTCACCGTCGGGGTCCTCTGTTACGTCTTCTGGCATATGTTCGTGAATATGGGGATGGTTATCGGATTGTTACCCATCGTAGGTGTTCCGTTGCCGCTTCTCTCCTACGGGGGATCAAGCATGCTAACCACCATGGCCGGCCTAGGACTCGTCTCCTCCGTCGCTTACCGCAGATACTTATTTTAG
- the mrdA gene encoding penicillin-binding protein 2 → MSTYVSNPDEAKEYQSRYRLFYILIAFTFSIFTMRLWYLQIISGNELREFSEKNRIKQNKITAPRGLMLDRDGKVLVENLPGFEVLLTPQYIEDLQALAGTIGPILGMEPEKVVQKVQKSRKQNGPFAQIRLKENLSREEVFRLKRVRLDTPGLEIRESIVRYYPLKENGAQLYGYVGEISKRQIPIFNDLYKGFLKFDQGDIVGKSGLEETLERDIRGTDGISFIQVDAHGREAVTQTPNIYGEQIRDQVPVHGNNAVLTIDRDIQEAAYKAFNVTGVDNRGHIGGIMVMKTNGEVLAWVSAPSFDPNEFSTGISPQTWSRLINDPFKPLRNKIIQDHNPPGSTFKPLVAVAALSEKVITPSTIVAAPGVFYFGRRPYHDALKQGHGNITVYQAIEESSNVFFYKMGIALGVDKMYDYIYPMGIGQKTGIELSREVSGIMPNSAWKKATVGEEWQPGENLSTAIGQGFVTVTPISMAIAYNAIATEGKVVKPFIIRKILDQDGKVLRENFPQVVRDLQQPQPNGIKITPETFKVVKEGMRLVANGNKGTARYWKVPGVEFAGKTGTAQVMGFSADQIHASCTARPMHMRHHGWFVSYAPAENPEIVVAILAEHSCHGNTGGVPIARDIYNAYFQKYHPDIIANAIKNKGVKKKVEAATTSEGE, encoded by the coding sequence ATGAGTACGTACGTCAGCAATCCGGATGAGGCTAAGGAATATCAAAGCCGCTACAGACTGTTCTATATATTGATCGCTTTCACGTTCAGTATCTTCACGATGCGTTTGTGGTATTTGCAAATCATCTCCGGTAACGAGCTTCGCGAGTTCTCCGAGAAAAATCGTATCAAGCAAAATAAAATCACTGCTCCCCGTGGTTTGATGTTGGACCGTGATGGCAAAGTTTTGGTTGAAAATCTTCCGGGCTTTGAGGTTTTACTAACGCCCCAATATATTGAGGATCTTCAAGCCTTAGCAGGAACTATTGGTCCGATTTTAGGCATGGAGCCAGAAAAAGTCGTTCAAAAGGTTCAAAAGAGCCGCAAACAGAATGGTCCTTTCGCGCAAATTCGTTTGAAAGAGAATTTAAGCCGCGAGGAAGTATTCCGTTTGAAACGAGTTCGCCTGGATACTCCGGGACTTGAGATTCGTGAATCTATCGTTCGTTACTATCCACTGAAAGAAAACGGCGCGCAGTTATACGGCTATGTCGGCGAAATCTCGAAACGTCAAATTCCTATCTTTAACGACCTTTACAAGGGTTTCTTGAAGTTCGATCAAGGTGACATCGTTGGTAAATCTGGTTTGGAAGAAACATTGGAACGCGATATTCGTGGAACTGATGGTATCTCCTTCATCCAGGTCGATGCCCACGGTCGCGAGGCTGTCACACAAACTCCGAATATTTATGGCGAACAAATTCGCGATCAAGTTCCAGTGCATGGAAACAACGCGGTTCTAACGATCGATCGCGATATCCAAGAAGCTGCTTACAAAGCCTTTAATGTCACTGGCGTTGATAACCGCGGTCATATCGGCGGCATCATGGTGATGAAAACAAACGGCGAAGTTTTGGCGTGGGTGTCTGCTCCATCCTTTGACCCGAATGAATTCTCGACAGGTATTTCGCCACAAACTTGGTCGCGCTTGATCAACGATCCGTTCAAACCGCTGCGTAATAAGATCATTCAAGATCACAACCCGCCGGGTTCAACATTTAAACCATTGGTAGCCGTAGCTGCATTGAGTGAGAAAGTTATAACTCCATCAACCATCGTGGCCGCTCCGGGTGTGTTCTATTTCGGTCGTCGTCCTTACCATGATGCCTTGAAACAGGGTCACGGTAACATCACGGTTTATCAAGCCATCGAAGAATCTTCGAACGTGTTCTTCTATAAAATGGGTATCGCATTGGGTGTAGATAAAATGTACGACTATATCTATCCAATGGGTATCGGTCAGAAAACGGGTATCGAGCTTTCTCGTGAAGTGTCCGGTATTATGCCGAACTCTGCATGGAAGAAAGCCACTGTGGGCGAAGAATGGCAACCCGGGGAAAACTTGTCGACAGCAATCGGTCAAGGTTTCGTAACGGTGACTCCGATCTCCATGGCAATTGCTTACAACGCTATCGCCACGGAAGGTAAGGTTGTGAAGCCTTTCATCATCCGTAAGATCTTAGATCAAGATGGCAAAGTGCTTCGCGAAAACTTCCCGCAAGTGGTGCGTGATTTACAACAGCCACAGCCAAACGGCATCAAAATCACTCCGGAAACTTTCAAAGTCGTTAAAGAAGGTATGCGCTTGGTGGCGAATGGTAACAAGGGTACTGCCCGCTATTGGAAAGTCCCAGGGGTTGAATTCGCTGGTAAAACAGGAACAGCCCAGGTCATGGGATTCTCTGCAGATCAGATTCACGCAAGCTGTACGGCTCGTCCGATGCACATGCGACATCACGGCTGGTTCGTTTCTTATGCTCCGGCTGAAAATCCAGAGATCGTTGTTGCAATTTTGGCCGAGCACTCGTGTCACGGTAACACTGGTGGTGTTCCCATCGCACGCGACATTTACAATGCTTACTTCCAAAAATACCATCCAGATATCATTGCCAATGCGATCAAAAACAAAGGCGTGAAAAAGAAAGTCGAAGCTGCGACTACGAGTGAGGGAGAATAA
- the mreC gene encoding rod shape-determining protein MreC, translated as MLIGIVLALPLISINMQQRPQESHWLVKPFSMLGSAVSETFYGFSSGVKDTTAMYVNLIDIKKKSEELHSTNNELQSRLQSMNELEIENTRLRGLLEFKTQTKMKLTSAQVIGRDLVIDHNTVTINKGTQDGLKAGMAVITTSGVLGYIFKPEPFTAHVMLITDRYAVVDGIVQRTRAHGIVEGKSQTSCALKYVERTEDVKEGDLVVTGGLDNIFPKGFPVAIVESVERKTFSVSLKVDLRPVVDPYKVEEVFIIVDSSKEDFGDKYAPQAAAADGVVPNATPGTDAPPVNQAHPAATPTLVKPGTTPAASPTATPAASVAPKTTPKEAPKAPPAAKPQENP; from the coding sequence GTGCTCATCGGAATCGTTTTGGCTTTGCCACTCATTTCCATCAACATGCAGCAACGTCCTCAAGAATCTCACTGGTTGGTAAAACCATTTAGCATGTTAGGCAGCGCTGTGTCCGAAACTTTTTATGGTTTCAGCAGCGGGGTCAAGGATACGACGGCGATGTACGTAAACTTGATTGATATCAAAAAGAAAAGTGAAGAACTTCATAGCACCAACAACGAATTGCAAAGCCGTTTGCAATCGATGAACGAGCTTGAAATTGAAAACACCCGCCTGCGCGGTTTGTTGGAATTTAAAACGCAAACAAAAATGAAACTGACTTCGGCCCAAGTTATCGGCCGTGACTTGGTGATTGATCACAACACAGTGACCATCAATAAAGGAACACAGGATGGTTTGAAGGCCGGAATGGCCGTGATCACAACTTCGGGTGTTTTAGGTTACATCTTTAAACCAGAGCCCTTCACAGCTCACGTGATGTTGATCACAGATCGTTATGCGGTCGTTGACGGTATCGTTCAAAGAACACGTGCTCACGGTATCGTTGAAGGTAAATCACAAACAAGCTGTGCTCTGAAATACGTAGAGCGTACGGAAGACGTTAAAGAAGGCGACCTGGTGGTAACAGGCGGTTTGGACAATATCTTCCCGAAAGGCTTCCCAGTTGCGATCGTTGAATCCGTTGAAAGAAAAACCTTCTCTGTTTCCTTGAAAGTAGATTTGCGCCCCGTTGTAGACCCTTACAAAGTTGAAGAAGTGTTCATCATTGTTGATTCTTCTAAAGAGGACTTCGGCGATAAGTACGCTCCGCAAGCAGCTGCCGCTGATGGTGTTGTCCCTAATGCAACTCCAGGAACAGATGCTCCTCCAGTCAATCAAGCGCATCCAGCAGCGACACCTACTTTGGTAAAACCAGGCACAACACCGGCCGCATCACCGACTGCGACTCCGGCGGCATCTGTAGCGCCAAAAACGACACCTAAAGAAGCGCCTAAAGCACCCCCAGCAGCTAAACCACAGGAGAATCCATAG
- a CDS encoding SurA N-terminal domain-containing protein translates to MSENMADKMKRKLNAKSVTAIILFGAIILTFVFMDVGAKMGMSVGSVARVNNALISVGDFQREETRVSEYYKSIFGSQMDFSSQRQLLRQQAIENLIRNELVAQAAHSEGILATDRELADFLTKDIPQFQTNGVFQKEIYRNFLEGNRFTAGDFESKMKKDITNVRARHLFEIVNRTSQAEANKMQELRGGKINVSFVKIEEDALIKAMTKEKAEAAIKALDEALTKGDEAAVNAQLKEMKAGWEETGLVELGADQFPKITSKVATESVFELTKAQPLLKRLVRDGNSKYVLKLKEVKMEGGKALEPMTLEMAQKRRGDGMFEAWVNQFRKNSHLTMNKQVLEM, encoded by the coding sequence ATGAGCGAAAATATGGCAGATAAAATGAAAAGAAAGCTGAACGCTAAGAGTGTCACAGCGATCATTCTTTTCGGTGCGATCATTCTTACTTTCGTATTTATGGACGTGGGTGCAAAGATGGGCATGAGCGTGGGCTCGGTGGCTCGTGTGAACAACGCGTTGATCTCCGTAGGTGATTTCCAAAGAGAAGAAACCCGTGTTTCCGAATACTATAAAAGCATCTTTGGCAGTCAGATGGATTTTAGCTCTCAGCGTCAACTCCTTCGCCAGCAAGCGATTGAGAACTTAATCCGCAATGAACTTGTGGCACAAGCTGCACATTCCGAAGGCATTTTGGCAACAGACAGAGAGTTGGCTGATTTCTTAACCAAAGATATCCCACAGTTCCAAACTAATGGCGTTTTCCAAAAGGAAATCTACAGAAACTTCCTGGAAGGAAACCGTTTCACTGCCGGCGACTTTGAAAGTAAAATGAAGAAAGACATCACGAATGTTCGTGCGCGTCACTTATTTGAAATCGTGAACCGCACTTCTCAAGCTGAAGCAAATAAAATGCAAGAGCTTCGCGGTGGTAAAATCAACGTGTCTTTCGTGAAAATTGAAGAAGATGCTTTGATCAAAGCGATGACTAAGGAAAAAGCCGAAGCTGCCATCAAAGCTCTGGATGAAGCTTTGACGAAAGGCGATGAAGCCGCTGTGAATGCACAGCTTAAAGAAATGAAAGCCGGTTGGGAAGAGACTGGTTTGGTGGAATTGGGCGCAGATCAGTTCCCAAAAATCACTAGCAAAGTGGCGACTGAATCTGTCTTCGAACTGACGAAAGCTCAACCCCTGTTGAAGCGCCTGGTTCGTGACGGAAACTCCAAATACGTTTTGAAACTTAAAGAAGTAAAAATGGAAGGCGGAAAAGCACTTGAGCCGATGACTCTTGAAATGGCGCAAAAACGCCGTGGTGATGGTATGTTCGAAGCTTGGGTCAACCAATTCCGTAAGAACTCTCACCTGACAATGAACAAACAAGTATTGGAAATGTAA
- a CDS encoding endonuclease/exonuclease/phosphatase family protein: protein MKTILGLLVFLSTFTAVKAQAQMAMVAAPSQEFCMQNFNAYGPLYAPNTTERMDWIGSLLKAVPRCRVVQLQEVWNASNIDQIESAVGSSYHISSPNRESRIGVMSMFDGDIKATWTFDFNINNLGGFLDEIRETFGVKKAFHIVQARLPEMSEDFYFVNTHLHPMSTEIRITQIIDMANWRLRNPNLKMLMSGDFNANEKSFERELMMALMGLHDSFQDTLGGTYPPGYCTYCANNPHSWMPGDHILDYIFVSNAGGADTRIKAVAGEINMRGPLKEPLSDHYGLRVHFKIADGDGILTNEQWFLYRERTMQLLNQAAQILTNHGDRDLVPYIKELQTMKYQIQVQQGEFYNYFVQYR, encoded by the coding sequence ATGAAAACTATTTTAGGTCTTTTAGTGTTCTTGTCGACTTTCACGGCGGTGAAGGCACAGGCGCAGATGGCGATGGTGGCGGCACCTTCACAAGAATTCTGTATGCAAAATTTTAATGCGTATGGACCGCTTTACGCTCCGAATACCACAGAACGAATGGATTGGATTGGGTCACTGTTAAAAGCAGTTCCTCGTTGTCGTGTGGTTCAACTTCAAGAAGTTTGGAACGCTTCCAATATCGATCAGATCGAATCCGCTGTGGGAAGCTCCTACCATATTAGTTCTCCGAATCGTGAGAGTCGTATCGGTGTGATGTCGATGTTTGATGGTGATATCAAAGCCACGTGGACATTTGATTTCAACATTAACAATTTGGGCGGCTTTTTAGATGAAATCCGCGAAACCTTCGGTGTTAAAAAGGCCTTTCATATTGTTCAAGCTCGCTTGCCTGAAATGAGTGAAGACTTTTATTTCGTGAACACTCACTTGCATCCCATGAGCACCGAAATCCGCATCACACAAATAATCGACATGGCGAACTGGCGTTTGCGTAATCCCAATTTGAAAATGTTGATGTCTGGAGATTTTAACGCTAACGAAAAATCTTTCGAACGCGAGTTGATGATGGCCTTGATGGGACTTCATGATTCGTTCCAAGATACTTTGGGTGGAACTTATCCTCCAGGCTATTGCACTTACTGTGCAAACAATCCTCACAGTTGGATGCCTGGGGATCATATTTTGGATTATATCTTTGTATCGAATGCGGGCGGCGCCGATACACGCATCAAAGCCGTGGCTGGAGAAATCAACATGCGTGGTCCGTTGAAGGAGCCATTGTCCGATCACTACGGACTTCGCGTGCATTTTAAAATTGCCGATGGAGATGGCATTTTGACGAACGAACAATGGTTCTTATACCGTGAAAGAACAATGCAACTGTTGAATCAAGCTGCACAGATTCTGACAAACCATGGAGATCGGGATTTAGTTCCTTATATTAAAGAACTTCAGACGATGAAATACCAAATCCAAGTACAGCAAGGTGAGTTCTATAATTACTTTGTTCAATACAGATAG
- a CDS encoding cytidine deaminase, with translation MNDMQKKLFDAAAVAQKRAHAPYSGAHIGAAVLMADGQIFNGCNVENASYGGTVCAERVALWKAVSEGASKSVKEVMVISDADKPWPPCGFCRQVIAEFGSEETLIYTANLTGKMKTFKFGEIFPEAFTPKHLD, from the coding sequence ATGAACGACATGCAAAAGAAATTATTCGATGCCGCGGCTGTAGCCCAAAAACGCGCCCACGCGCCCTACTCCGGCGCCCATATCGGTGCCGCTGTTTTGATGGCTGACGGTCAAATTTTTAACGGCTGCAATGTTGAAAATGCATCTTACGGTGGAACTGTGTGTGCGGAGCGAGTGGCTTTGTGGAAAGCTGTTAGCGAAGGCGCTTCGAAATCTGTGAAAGAAGTGATGGTTATCAGCGACGCTGACAAACCATGGCCACCGTGTGGATTCTGCCGCCAAGTGATCGCAGAGTTCGGTAGCGAAGAAACTTTGATCTATACTGCCAACCTAACTGGAAAAATGAAGACCTTCAAATTTGGAGAGATCTTCCCAGAAGCTTTCACACCGAAACATTTGGACTAA